One Aspergillus oryzae RIB40 DNA, chromosome 2 genomic window carries:
- a CDS encoding electron-transferring-flavoprotein dehydrogenase (electron transfer flavoprotein ubiquinone oxidoreductase), producing MASKGAVLPLLRRELRPASSRFSRASFSSAAAPLRSSRSSALTSGRRTTRQAVPFTPSRTLGQFRCFSQSLSNKLTDENGHFDPRQVERESDEVDVCIVGGGPAGLAAAIRLKQLANEAGNEEFRVIVLEKAGEIGAHILSGNVLEPTAINELLPDWLSEENPSRFEGATPAKGDKMRFLTKNSAIPIPAPPQMNNHGNYIISLNELTKWLGERAEELGVEIYPGFAASELVYKSDGSVLGVATNDLGLGRDGRAKESFERGMEFHARITLLAEGCHGSLTKQVIKKYDLRRDSQPQTYGIGLKEVWEIQPEKFKSGEIIHSMGYPLPKDTYGGSWLYHFGDNMVSVGMVVGLDYPNPWLSPYGEFQKLKHHPLFKEVLEGGKCISYGARALNEGGFQSIPKCAFPGGALIGDTAGFLNVPKIKGTHSAMKSGMLAAESAFSALNGKQDDATVFLFDYEDALRKSSIWKELYEVRNMRPSFSTPLGIYGGIMYSGLEAYLFKGRTPWTLKHHSTDAAATKQASECEKIEYPKPDGVISFDILTSVSRTGTNHEEDQPVHLQVADWDKHKDIAWPKYKGVENRFCPAGVYEYVEDSTKEHGVRFQINAQNCIHCKTCDIKVPTQDINWQTPQGGEGPKYFMT from the exons atggcttcgaaaGGAGCCGTTTTGCCTCTCTTGAGGCGCGAACTGCGACCTGCTTCCTCCCGGTTCTCAAgagcttctttctcatctgccGCGGCCCCTCTCCGGAGCTCTAGAAGCTCTGCTTTGACATCCGGTCGGAGGACAACCCGTCAAGCAGTACCCTTCACACCAAGTCGGACTCTCGGCCAATTTCGATGCTTCTCGCAGTCGCTATCCAATAAGCTCACTGACGAGAATGGCCACTTTGATCCCCGCCAAGTGGAAAGGGAATCGGACGAGGTCGATGTTTGTATTGTTGGTGGCG GCCCTGCTGGTCTTGCCGCAGCGATTCGCCTAAAGCAGCTGGCCAATGAAGCTGGCAACGAAGAGTTTCGTGTTATTGTGTTGGAAAAGGCCGGCGAGATAGGCGCGCATATTCTCTCGGGCAATGTTCTAGAGCCGACCGCTATAAATGAGCTTTTACCGGATTGGCTGTCGGAGGAGAACCCCTCAAGATTCGAGGGTGCTACACCGGCAAAAGGAGACAAGATGCGCTTTTTGACTAAGAACTCGGCAATTCCCATTCCTGCGCCACCGCAGATGAACAATCACGGCAATTATATCATCAGCTTGAACGAGTTGACCAAATGGTTGGGTGAACGAGCCGAGGAACTGGGTGTGGAAATCTACCCTGGCTTTGCTGCCAGTGAGCTGGTCTACAAGTCTGATGGATCAGTGCTTGGTGTCGCAACCAATGATCTCGGATTAGGCCGTGATGGCAGAGCTAAGGAGAGCTTCGAGCGTGGTATGGAGTTTCACGCTCGTATAACCCTGCTGGCAGAGGGTTGCCATGGTAGTTTGACAAAGCAGGTCATCAAAAAGTATGATCTCAGACGCGATAGCCAACCGCAAACCTATGGAATCGGACTGAAGGAGGTTTGGGAAATTCAACCAGAAAAGTTCAAGTCGGGTGAAATTATTCATTCTATGGGTTACCCGCTTCCCAAGGATACCTATGGTGGATCGTGGTTGTATCATTTTGGTGATAACATGGTCAGTGTTGGGATGGTGGTTGGTCTTGATTATCCTAACCCGTGGCTCTCGCCGTATGGGGAGTtccagaagctcaagcacCACCCTCTTTTCAAGGAGGTCCTGGAGGGTGGTAAGTGCATCTCGTATGGTGCCAGAGCTCTGAACGAGGGTGGTTTCCAGTCGATCCCGAAGTGTGCATTCCCAGGTGGCGCCCTCATTGGTGACACTGCTGGATTTTTGAATGTTCCTAAGATTAAGGGTACCCACTCGGCTATGAAGTCGGGTATGCTGGCTGCTGAATCTGCTTTCTCAGCATTGAATGGTAAGCAGGACGATGCAACCGTTTTCCTATTTGACTATGAGGATGCTCTTCGAAAGTCGTCGATCTGGAAGGAGCTGTACGAGGTGCGCAACATGAGACCCTCCTTCAGTACTCCGCTCGGCATCTACGGCGGCATCATGTATTCCGGGTTGGAAGCCTATCTTTTCAAGGGCAGGACCCCATGGACACTCAAGCATCACAGCACAGATGCTGCAGCCACCAAGCAAGCTTCTGAGTGCGAGAAGATTGAGTACCCCAAGCCGGATGGCGTAATTAGCTTCGATATTCTGACCAGCGTGAGTCGGACCGGTACCAATCAcgaggaagaccagccgGTACACTTGCAGGTGGCGGACTGGGACAAACACAAGGACATTGCTTGGCCTAAATACAAGGGGGTGGAGAACCGGTTCTGCCCCGCCGGAGTGTACGAATATGTGGAGGATTCGACCAAGGAGCACGGTGTTCGGTTCCAAATCAATGCTCAGAA CTGCATTCACTGCAAGACCTGTGACATCAAGGTGCCGACGCAAGACATCAATTGGCAAACCCCTCAAGGTGGTGAGGGTCCCAAATATTTCATGACCTGA
- a CDS encoding TBP family protein (TATA-box binding protein (TBP), component of TFIID and TFIIIB): MDSLTTHPSTAQQARAFTSPASLSFPGGAGDLTPPSDKDGNMAMNLQGVNGHVNGQQQGGNATNGNGVTPATPVATPGANTPGSGIVPTLQNIVATVNLDCRLDLKTIALHARNAEYNPKRFAAVIMRIREPKTTALIFASGKMVVTGAKSEDDSKLASRKYARIIQKLGFNAKFTDFKIQNIVGSCDIKFPIRLEGLASRHHNFSSYEPELFPGLIYRMMKPKIVLLIFVSGKIVLTGAKVREEIYQAFELIYPVLSDFRKV; this comes from the exons ATGGATTCTCTCACGACCCATCCCTCCACCGCGCAGCAGGCCCGGGCCTTCACTTCTCCTGCCTCCCTGTCCTTTCCCGGTGGTGCCGGTGACTTGACGCCGCCTTCCGATAAAGACGGAAATATGGCGATGAACCTTCAGGGTGTAAACGGACATGTGAACGGTCAGCAGCAGGGAGGAAATGCCACCAACGGCAACGGGGTGACACCCGCTACTCCTGTTGCAACTCCGGGTGCCAACACTCCGGGGAGTGGCATTGTGCCTACGTTGCA AAACATTGTCGCTACTGTAAATCTTGACTGTCGCCTGGATTTGAAAACTATTGCGCTCCACGCAAGAAATGCGGAGTACAATCCAAAG CGTTTCGCGGCCGTGATCATGCGTATTCGTGAACCCAAAACCACCGCTTTGATCTTCGCCTCGGGCAAGATGGTTGTCACTGGTGCCAAGTCCGAGGATGACTCGAAGCTGGCATCCAGGAAGTATGCGCGTATCATCCAAAAGCTCGGATTCAATGCCAAGTTCACGGATTTCAAGATCCAGAACATTGTGGGCTCCTGTGACATCAAGTTCCCCATTCGCCTGGAAGGTTTGGCTAGTCGCCATCACAACTTCAGTTCTTATGAACCTGAGTTGTTCCCTGGTCTCATCTACCGTATGATGAAGCCCAAGATCGTGCTTTTGATCTTCGTCAGTGGCAAGATTGTATTGACCGGCGCCAAGGTCCGTGAAGAGATCTACCAGGCGTTCGAACTGATCTACCCTGTGCTTTCTG ATTTCCGCAAAGTCTAA